One Pseudonocardia abyssalis DNA segment encodes these proteins:
- a CDS encoding putative hydro-lyase: MIPAEARRRFRDGVVTPTAGWCPGFTQANLITVPRAQAWDFLLFAQRDPKPCPVLDVLDAGAVAGPLLDGDVRTDLPLYRVYVDGELVEEVADVRGWWREDLVSFLIGCSFTFERALGAAGVPVRHVEQDVNVPMYRTSWRCREAGAVSGPLVVSMRYVPGSLVETAVAVTARYPAVHGAPVHVGDPRELGIADLDAPDHGDAVRPEPGDVPVFWACGVTPQAAVVESRPPLAVAHAPGHMLITDARDDDYRV; this comes from the coding sequence ATGATCCCCGCCGAGGCACGCCGACGGTTCCGCGACGGCGTCGTCACCCCGACCGCGGGCTGGTGCCCGGGGTTCACGCAGGCCAACCTGATCACCGTTCCGCGCGCGCAGGCCTGGGACTTCCTGCTGTTCGCCCAGCGCGACCCGAAACCGTGCCCCGTCCTCGACGTCCTGGACGCCGGTGCCGTCGCCGGGCCCCTGCTCGACGGCGACGTGCGCACCGACCTCCCGCTCTACCGCGTCTACGTCGACGGCGAGCTCGTCGAGGAGGTCGCCGACGTCCGCGGCTGGTGGCGCGAGGACCTCGTCAGCTTCCTCATCGGCTGCAGCTTCACGTTCGAGCGGGCGCTGGGTGCGGCCGGCGTGCCCGTGCGCCACGTCGAGCAGGACGTCAACGTGCCGATGTACCGGACGTCGTGGCGCTGCCGGGAGGCCGGAGCGGTCTCGGGCCCGCTGGTGGTCTCGATGCGCTACGTGCCGGGCTCCCTGGTGGAGACCGCGGTGGCCGTGACGGCCCGCTACCCGGCCGTCCACGGTGCGCCGGTGCACGTCGGCGACCCCCGTGAGCTGGGGATCGCCGACCTCGACGCCCCCGACCACGGCGACGCCGTCCGTCCCGAGCCGGGTGACGTGCCGGTGTTCTGGGCGTGCGGGGTGACCCCGCAGGCGGCCGTGGTGGAGTCGCGGCCGCCGCTGGCCGTCGCGCACGCGCCGGGCCACATGCTGATCACCGACGCGCGCGACGACGACTACCGGGTCTGA
- a CDS encoding LamB/YcsF family protein produces the protein MSVRIDLNSDLGESFGRWTLGDDDAMLDLVTSANVACGFHAGDATTLRRTCAAAAARGVVVGAQVGYRDLAGFGRRFVDMDPGELADDVVYQLGSLDGMCRVAGTAVRYLKPHGALYNAVVHHAAQARAVVDAVRAYDPALPVLGLPGSELLRAAEAAGLRAVPEFFVDRGYTGDGTLVPRAEPGALLHDADEVADRVRRLLAEGVVRAVDGTDVTVRAESACVHGDSPGAVAMAAAVRAALEADGVALEAFA, from the coding sequence GTGAGCGTGCGGATCGATCTCAACTCCGACCTCGGCGAGTCCTTCGGCCGCTGGACGCTCGGCGACGACGACGCGATGCTCGACCTGGTCACCTCGGCCAACGTGGCCTGCGGCTTCCACGCGGGTGACGCCACGACGCTGCGCCGCACGTGCGCGGCGGCGGCGGCCCGCGGGGTGGTCGTGGGCGCGCAGGTCGGCTACCGCGACCTGGCCGGCTTCGGGCGGCGGTTCGTCGACATGGACCCGGGCGAGCTCGCCGACGACGTCGTCTACCAGCTCGGTTCGCTCGACGGGATGTGCCGGGTCGCGGGTACGGCGGTGCGCTACCTCAAGCCGCACGGGGCGCTCTACAACGCGGTGGTGCACCACGCGGCGCAGGCGCGGGCCGTCGTCGACGCGGTGCGCGCCTACGACCCCGCGCTCCCGGTGCTCGGCCTGCCCGGGTCGGAGCTGCTGCGCGCGGCCGAGGCGGCGGGGCTGCGGGCGGTGCCGGAGTTCTTCGTCGACCGCGGGTACACCGGCGACGGCACGCTGGTGCCGCGTGCGGAGCCCGGCGCGCTGCTGCACGACGCCGACGAGGTGGCCGACCGGGTGCGGCGGCTGCTCGCCGAAGGCGTGGTGCGGGCGGTGGACGGCACGGACGTGACGGTCCGGGCGGAGTCGGCGTGCGTGCACGGCGACAGCCCCGGCGCGGTGGCGATGGCGGCGGCGGTCCGGGCGGCCCTGGAGGCCGACGGCGTGGCGCTCGAGGCGTTCGCGTGA
- a CDS encoding 3-oxoacyl-ACP reductase has translation MSNDTFRDLSQNPLVQRLGVPRIPVLRRHTPGAPLLDGPALVGSVGAGRFAEPIRALLEDAGVVETAEGKVAAVVLDATAATTLDDLCAAQVFLTPAVKRLAPNGRLLVLAPEPSEDPEAAAVAQAFDGIVRSAAKEVRAGATANLLVVTPDADVASSVRFFLSGRSAYVDGQVVHVAAPVGAQPEESDEERPLAGRVAVVTGAARGIGAAIAETLARDGATIIAVDIPAAGESLAAVANATGGTALQLDITATDAADRLLAHLRERHGRVDVVVHNAGITRDKLLANMDADRWNSVLAVNLRAQLTINAALLASDLLGDTGRIVCVASTSGIAGNRGQTNYAASKAGVIGMVRALAPQVAAKGVTVNAIAPGFIETAMTAKMPLATREGGRRINSLRQGGLPVDVAETVGWLGRAESGGVTGQVVRVCGQSLIGA, from the coding sequence ATGAGCAACGACACCTTCCGCGACCTGTCCCAGAACCCGCTCGTCCAACGGCTCGGGGTGCCACGCATCCCGGTGCTGCGCCGCCACACCCCCGGCGCCCCCCTGCTCGACGGGCCCGCGCTCGTCGGGTCGGTCGGGGCCGGCCGGTTCGCCGAGCCGATCCGCGCGCTGCTCGAGGACGCGGGCGTCGTCGAGACGGCGGAGGGCAAGGTCGCCGCGGTCGTCCTCGACGCCACCGCCGCGACCACGCTCGACGACCTCTGCGCCGCCCAGGTGTTCCTGACGCCCGCGGTGAAGCGGCTCGCCCCGAACGGGCGGCTGCTGGTGCTCGCCCCCGAGCCGTCCGAGGACCCCGAGGCCGCCGCCGTGGCGCAGGCGTTCGACGGGATCGTGCGGTCCGCGGCCAAGGAGGTGCGGGCCGGTGCGACCGCGAACCTGCTGGTCGTGACGCCCGACGCCGACGTCGCGTCGTCGGTGCGGTTCTTCCTGTCCGGGCGCTCCGCCTACGTCGACGGGCAGGTCGTGCACGTCGCCGCTCCGGTCGGGGCGCAGCCGGAGGAGTCCGACGAGGAGCGTCCGCTGGCCGGACGGGTCGCCGTCGTCACCGGGGCGGCGCGCGGGATCGGCGCAGCCATCGCGGAGACCCTGGCCCGCGACGGCGCGACGATCATCGCGGTCGACATCCCCGCCGCAGGCGAGTCGCTCGCCGCCGTCGCCAACGCCACCGGCGGCACGGCGCTGCAGCTCGACATCACCGCCACCGACGCCGCCGACCGGCTGCTGGCACACCTGCGCGAGCGGCACGGGCGCGTCGACGTCGTCGTCCACAACGCCGGCATCACCCGCGACAAGCTCCTCGCCAACATGGACGCCGACCGCTGGAACTCCGTCCTCGCGGTCAACCTGCGCGCCCAGCTGACGATCAACGCGGCACTGCTGGCGAGCGACCTGCTCGGCGACACCGGCCGCATCGTCTGCGTCGCCTCCACCAGCGGCATCGCGGGCAACCGCGGCCAGACCAACTACGCCGCGAGCAAGGCGGGCGTGATCGGGATGGTCCGGGCGCTCGCGCCGCAGGTCGCGGCGAAGGGCGTGACGGTCAACGCGATCGCCCCCGGGTTCATCGAGACCGCGATGACCGCGAAGATGCCGCTCGCCACCCGCGAGGGGGGCAGGCGGATCAACAGCCTGCGCCAGGGCGGGCTGCCCGTCGACGTCGCGGAGACCGTCGGCTGGCTGGGCCGCGCGGAGAGCGGCGGCGTCACCGGGCAGGTCGTGCGCGTGTGCGGCCAGAGCCTGATCGGGGCCTGA
- a CDS encoding DMT family transporter, which produces MSTTATPRVRSGALLAVVVTVLAWASAFVAIRAVGASYEPGPLALGRLLVGALALGAGVLVSRRWVAPTAREWGLIMLCGIAWFAVYNVALNAAEQRIDAGTTAMLVNVGPILIALFAGLLLGEGFPRWLLIGGGIAFGGVLLVGAATADTDSADVLGVVLCLVAAVTYAVGVLAQKPVLRRLPALQVTFLACVIGAVACLPFTPGLLTDLAAAPAGATAGLVYLGVVPTALAFSTWAYALARMDAGRLGVTTYAVPPITIALSAVLLGELPPWLALVGGLVCLVGVGLSRRR; this is translated from the coding sequence GTGAGCACCACCGCCACCCCCCGCGTCCGGTCCGGAGCCCTCCTCGCCGTCGTCGTCACGGTACTGGCGTGGGCGTCGGCGTTCGTCGCGATCCGCGCCGTCGGCGCGTCCTACGAGCCGGGGCCGCTCGCGCTGGGCCGCCTGCTGGTCGGGGCGCTCGCCCTGGGTGCCGGGGTACTCGTGAGCCGCCGCTGGGTCGCCCCGACCGCGCGCGAGTGGGGCCTGATCATGCTGTGCGGGATCGCCTGGTTCGCCGTCTACAACGTCGCGCTCAACGCCGCCGAGCAGCGGATCGACGCGGGCACCACGGCGATGCTGGTCAACGTCGGACCGATCCTCATCGCACTGTTCGCAGGGCTGCTGCTCGGGGAGGGGTTCCCGCGGTGGCTGCTGATCGGCGGCGGGATCGCGTTCGGCGGCGTCCTGCTGGTCGGCGCGGCGACGGCGGACACCGACTCCGCCGACGTCCTCGGCGTCGTCCTGTGCCTGGTCGCGGCGGTGACGTACGCGGTCGGGGTGCTCGCGCAGAAGCCGGTGCTGCGCCGGCTGCCCGCGCTGCAGGTGACGTTCCTGGCGTGCGTGATCGGGGCCGTCGCGTGCCTGCCGTTCACCCCGGGCCTGCTCACCGACCTCGCCGCGGCCCCGGCGGGCGCCACGGCCGGGCTCGTCTACCTCGGCGTCGTCCCCACCGCGCTGGCCTTCTCGACGTGGGCGTACGCACTGGCCCGGATGGACGCCGGCCGCCTCGGCGTCACCACCTACGCCGTCCCGCCCATCACGATCGCGCTCTCCGCGGTGCTGCTCGGCGAGCTGCCGCCGTGGCTCGCGCTCGTCGGCGGGCTGGTCTGCCTGGTCGGCGTGGGTCTCTCGCGGCGGCGGTGA
- a CDS encoding MaoC/PaaZ C-terminal domain-containing protein, producing the protein MSLGPLYAKAAVGAVGPRASTLPDTVLRRSVDVDRTRLADYARVCGFRFADALPPTYPHVLAFALQVELMAGRSFPLPLPGLVHVANTITVHRRIDAGERLGIAVHAERFVGHPKGAQVDLVAAVDVAGERVWDGRSTYLARGAHAPEPGEQQPSPPEITDGPPSALWRVDGDTGRRYAAVSGDVNPIHLHPLSAKAFGFPRAIAHGMWTAARSMSALQGRLPDALTQAVAFGRPLLLPSTVELRTRRVGDGWGVDVRSRKGPHLTAAITV; encoded by the coding sequence ATGTCGTTGGGGCCGCTGTACGCGAAGGCCGCCGTGGGCGCGGTCGGGCCGCGCGCGTCGACGCTGCCCGACACCGTGCTCCGCCGGAGCGTCGACGTCGACCGCACCCGTCTCGCCGACTACGCGCGGGTGTGCGGCTTCCGGTTCGCCGACGCCCTGCCGCCGACCTACCCGCACGTCCTCGCGTTCGCACTGCAGGTGGAGCTGATGGCGGGGCGCTCGTTCCCGCTGCCGCTCCCCGGGCTCGTGCACGTCGCGAACACGATCACCGTGCACCGGCGGATCGACGCGGGCGAGCGGCTGGGGATCGCGGTGCACGCGGAGCGGTTCGTCGGGCACCCGAAGGGCGCGCAGGTCGATCTCGTCGCGGCCGTGGACGTCGCGGGCGAGCGGGTCTGGGACGGGCGCAGCACGTACCTGGCCCGGGGCGCGCACGCACCGGAGCCCGGTGAGCAGCAGCCGTCCCCACCGGAGATCACCGACGGCCCGCCGTCGGCGCTCTGGCGGGTCGACGGCGACACCGGGCGCCGCTACGCCGCCGTCAGCGGTGACGTCAACCCGATCCACCTGCACCCGTTGAGTGCGAAGGCGTTCGGGTTCCCGCGGGCCATCGCGCACGGCATGTGGACCGCCGCCCGCTCGATGTCCGCACTGCAGGGGCGCCTGCCGGACGCGCTGACGCAGGCCGTCGCGTTCGGGCGGCCACTGCTGCTGCCGTCGACCGTCGAACTGCGGACGCGGCGCGTCGGCGACGGCTGGGGGGTCGACGTCCGGTCCCGGAAGGGCCCGCACCTGACGGCGGCCATCACCGTCTGA
- a CDS encoding adenylate/guanylate cyclase domain-containing protein: MARRRWVVAWPVRVALLFAVVVANIIGAGVVLVLSAWVLPNGPLADPDRTRVVNLIMFGCYLLLALVIGAVWGGRRFRMKLGGGTEVEQRREHRRVLYGPLRLTTVQGVLWLTAVLLFGGVNAQYSWRLALSVAETTLLGGITTCALAYLLSERILRRTTGRVLSRQPPRRRVLPGVVVRSLLFWALGTAVPVVGVLLAAVSALAHGDIPSAQLAVIMLTLGGTSLITGFLATVGSARAVADPVNAVRRAMRRVERGRFDAEVTVYDGTELGQLQSGFNTMVAGLTERERIRDLFGRHVGRDVAEAAAAAQEVRLGGEVRSVAVLFVDLVGSTQLAVRRPAAEVVGVLNRFFGVVVEVVEEHGGWINKFQGDAALAVFGAPVAVSDPAGSALAAGRELGARLAAELPEIEAGIGVSAGDAVAGNVGDVRRFEYTVIGDPVNEAARLTELAKSVPGGVVAAGRAVGLAAEGERARWELGGETELRGRGEVTRLATPLGSMSTDDGGKPREIAGDRS, encoded by the coding sequence ATGGCGCGGCGGCGGTGGGTGGTCGCGTGGCCCGTGCGGGTCGCGCTGCTGTTCGCCGTCGTCGTCGCCAACATCATCGGGGCCGGTGTCGTGCTGGTGCTCTCGGCGTGGGTGCTGCCCAACGGGCCGCTCGCCGATCCGGACCGCACACGGGTCGTCAACCTGATCATGTTCGGCTGCTACCTGCTGCTCGCCCTCGTCATCGGCGCGGTGTGGGGCGGCAGGCGGTTCCGGATGAAGCTCGGCGGGGGCACGGAGGTCGAGCAACGCCGCGAGCACCGGCGCGTCCTCTACGGGCCGCTGCGGCTGACCACCGTGCAGGGCGTCCTGTGGCTCACCGCGGTGCTGCTGTTCGGCGGGGTCAACGCGCAGTACTCGTGGCGCCTCGCGCTGTCGGTCGCCGAGACCACCCTGCTCGGCGGCATCACCACCTGCGCGCTGGCCTACCTGCTCAGCGAGCGGATCCTGCGCCGCACCACCGGGCGCGTGCTGTCGCGGCAGCCCCCGCGACGGCGCGTGCTGCCCGGCGTCGTGGTGCGGTCGCTGCTGTTCTGGGCGCTCGGCACCGCGGTGCCGGTGGTCGGGGTGCTGCTCGCCGCGGTGTCGGCGCTGGCCCACGGCGACATCCCGTCCGCGCAGCTCGCGGTGATCATGCTGACGCTGGGCGGTACGTCCCTGATCACCGGCTTCCTCGCGACGGTCGGGTCGGCCCGCGCCGTCGCCGACCCGGTGAACGCGGTGCGCCGAGCGATGCGCCGCGTCGAGCGCGGGCGGTTCGACGCCGAGGTCACCGTCTACGACGGCACCGAGCTGGGCCAGCTGCAGAGCGGGTTCAACACGATGGTCGCGGGCCTCACCGAGCGCGAGCGGATCCGCGACCTGTTCGGCCGCCACGTCGGGCGCGACGTCGCGGAGGCCGCGGCGGCCGCGCAGGAGGTGCGCCTCGGCGGCGAGGTGCGGTCGGTCGCGGTGCTGTTCGTCGACCTGGTGGGGTCCACTCAGCTCGCCGTGCGGCGCCCGGCCGCGGAGGTCGTCGGGGTGCTCAACCGGTTCTTCGGAGTCGTCGTCGAGGTGGTGGAGGAGCACGGCGGCTGGATCAACAAGTTCCAGGGCGACGCCGCGCTCGCCGTGTTCGGCGCACCCGTCGCCGTGTCGGACCCCGCCGGCTCGGCGCTCGCCGCGGGCCGCGAGCTGGGCGCCCGTCTCGCCGCGGAGCTGCCGGAGATCGAGGCCGGGATCGGCGTCTCCGCGGGCGACGCGGTGGCCGGCAACGTCGGCGACGTGCGGCGCTTCGAGTACACCGTCATCGGCGACCCGGTGAACGAGGCCGCGCGGCTGACCGAGCTGGCCAAGTCGGTGCCCGGCGGGGTCGTCGCGGCCGGGCGGGCGGTCGGGCTCGCCGCGGAGGGCGAACGGGCCCGCTGGGAGCTCGGCGGCGAGACCGAGCTGCGCGGCCGCGGCGAGGTGACCCGCCTCGCGACCCCGCTCGGCAGCATGTCGACGGACGATGGCGGTAAACCGCGCGAGATCGCGGGCGACCGGTCGTAG
- a CDS encoding urea amidolyase family protein, with the protein MTGSHPAVRVLACGDSALLCEVADLDAVLALAAAVRAAAFPAVLDVVPAARTVLLLTAPGTDLGTLRRAVLALPVDPSAAAPDGETVEIPVVYDGPDLDEVGRLTGLGAEGVVEAHTATPWRVGFGGFAPGFAYLAGGDGRLHVPRRDEPRTTVPAGSVGLAGEFSGIYPRASPGGWQLIGSTTVQLWDAHRTPAALLRPGAEVRFVRTSEPQRAPQGGRNSSTAPKCAARRMLEVLATGALALVQDLGRPGAGATGVGRSGAADRAALRLGNRLVANPPSAAAVEVVFGGLAVRAGPDLPAPLLLALTGAPAPADVDGTPVGHHALVTLRAGQTLRLGAPPTGLRTYLAVRGGVEVAAVLGSRSTDVLSGVGPAPLAAGDLLPVGPEPADLPRVDVAPVAVPPGDAVTLRAVPGPRADWVADPAALAATTWTASGRSDRVGMRLEGAPLRRRDHGELPSEGMVRGAVQVPPGGEPVLFGADHPVTGGYPVVAVVLDADMDRAAQIRPGQQVRFRLLEEPR; encoded by the coding sequence GTGACCGGCTCGCACCCGGCCGTGCGGGTACTGGCGTGCGGGGACTCCGCCCTGCTGTGCGAGGTCGCCGATCTCGACGCCGTGCTCGCGCTCGCCGCCGCCGTGCGCGCCGCGGCGTTCCCCGCGGTGCTGGACGTCGTGCCTGCGGCCCGCACCGTGCTGCTGCTGACGGCTCCGGGCACCGATCTCGGGACGCTGCGCCGCGCGGTGCTCGCCCTGCCCGTCGACCCGTCGGCGGCCGCGCCGGACGGGGAGACCGTCGAGATCCCGGTGGTCTACGACGGGCCGGACCTCGACGAGGTCGGGCGGCTGACCGGGCTCGGGGCCGAGGGTGTGGTCGAGGCGCACACGGCCACCCCGTGGCGGGTCGGCTTCGGCGGGTTCGCGCCCGGCTTCGCCTACCTGGCCGGGGGTGACGGGCGGCTGCACGTCCCCCGCCGCGACGAGCCGCGGACGACGGTGCCCGCGGGGTCGGTCGGCCTGGCGGGCGAGTTCAGCGGGATCTACCCGCGGGCGAGCCCCGGCGGCTGGCAGCTGATCGGCAGCACGACGGTGCAGCTCTGGGACGCGCACCGCACCCCCGCGGCGCTCCTGCGCCCGGGAGCGGAGGTCCGCTTCGTCCGCACCTCGGAGCCACAACGCGCTCCGCAGGGGGGGCGGAACAGCAGTACGGCTCCGAAGTGTGCAGCGCGGCGGATGCTGGAGGTGCTGGCCACCGGTGCGCTCGCGCTCGTGCAGGACCTGGGGCGTCCGGGCGCGGGGGCCACCGGGGTCGGGCGCTCGGGGGCCGCGGACCGGGCCGCCCTGCGGCTCGGCAACCGGCTCGTCGCCAATCCCCCGTCCGCCGCCGCCGTCGAGGTCGTGTTCGGCGGGCTGGCCGTCCGGGCCGGGCCCGACCTCCCGGCCCCGCTGCTGCTCGCCCTCACCGGCGCCCCCGCACCCGCCGACGTCGACGGCACCCCGGTCGGCCACCACGCGCTGGTCACGCTGCGGGCCGGGCAGACGCTGCGCCTCGGTGCCCCGCCCACCGGGCTGCGCACCTACCTCGCCGTGCGCGGCGGGGTCGAGGTCGCCGCGGTCCTCGGCTCCCGCAGCACCGACGTGCTGTCCGGGGTCGGGCCCGCCCCGCTCGCGGCCGGTGACCTGTTGCCGGTCGGGCCGGAGCCCGCCGACCTGCCGCGCGTCGACGTCGCACCGGTCGCCGTCCCCCCCGGCGACGCCGTGACGCTGCGCGCGGTGCCCGGCCCGCGGGCCGACTGGGTCGCCGATCCCGCCGCGCTCGCCGCCACCACCTGGACGGCGTCGGGCCGCAGCGACCGCGTCGGCATGCGCCTGGAGGGTGCCCCGCTGCGCCGCCGGGACCACGGCGAGCTGCCCAGCGAGGGCATGGTCCGCGGGGCGGTCCAGGTGCCACCGGGCGGGGAACCCGTGCTGTTCGGCGCCGACCACCCCGTGACCGGCGGCTACCCCGTCGTCGCCGTGGTGCTCGACGCCGACATGGACCGCGCGGCGCAGATCCGTCCCGGACAGCAGGTCCGCTTCCGACTCCTGGAGGAGCCCCGATGA
- a CDS encoding TetR family transcriptional regulator, with the protein MKTVRDRRATRWDAHRQARRVELTDAAILAIRAHGAGVGMDDVAAQAGTSKTVVYRHFADRTELYVAVCVRVADVLLGQVRAAIDGADGPHAQIAAGIEAYLRLIEHDPEVYRFVVHRPLVDRSPGADPVADLVSLVGDQVAAVVAARTGDSAAAIPWGHGIVGMVRAAADNWLARPTGMTRSQLAAHLTELAWAGLSGVTASKEDT; encoded by the coding sequence GTGAAGACTGTGCGGGATCGACGGGCCACCCGGTGGGACGCCCACCGGCAGGCGCGGCGCGTCGAGCTCACCGACGCCGCGATCCTGGCGATCCGGGCGCACGGCGCGGGCGTCGGCATGGACGACGTCGCGGCGCAGGCGGGCACCAGCAAGACCGTCGTCTACCGGCACTTCGCCGACCGCACCGAGCTCTACGTGGCGGTCTGCGTCCGCGTGGCGGACGTCCTCCTGGGTCAGGTTCGCGCAGCCATCGACGGCGCTGACGGTCCACACGCGCAGATCGCCGCGGGCATCGAGGCGTACCTGCGGCTCATCGAGCACGACCCCGAGGTCTACCGGTTCGTGGTGCACCGCCCGCTGGTCGACCGGTCCCCCGGCGCCGACCCGGTCGCCGACCTCGTGTCACTGGTCGGCGACCAGGTCGCCGCCGTGGTCGCCGCCCGCACGGGTGACTCCGCGGCCGCGATCCCCTGGGGCCACGGCATCGTCGGGATGGTGCGGGCCGCCGCCGACAACTGGCTGGCCCGCCCGACCGGGATGACCCGCTCGCAACTGGCCGCCCACCTCACCGAACTCGCCTGGGCCGGGCTCTCCGGAGTCACCGCCTCGAAGGAGGACACATGA
- a CDS encoding NRAMP family divalent metal transporter encodes MAENVKAAIGSATSRSAVLGAMFLMATSAIGPGFITQTTTFTAQLGAAFAFAVLVSILVDVAVQLNVWRVIGVSGQRAHELGNQVLPGVGYALAVLVVVGGLVFNIGNVGGTGLGVNAMLGVDAKIGGAISAALAIAIFLSKRAGVALDRIVVVLGTAMILMTAYVAVVSGPPVGDALRQTVLPDQVDFLVITTLIGGTVGGYITYAGAHRLLDSGLTGPEHVGAISRSSIVGILVTGVMRVLLFLAVLGVVAGGVTLAQDNPAASAFEAAAGQVGLRVFGIILWAASITSVIGAAYTSVSFLTSSRTSPRRRNAYTVAFIALSATIYLLVGTAPVTLLVFAGAFNGLILPLGFTVVLWVAWRRRDLLGGYRYPVWLLGIGVLAWLLTLYLGYQSIGGLAKL; translated from the coding sequence ATCACCCAGACCACGACGTTCACCGCGCAGCTCGGGGCGGCGTTCGCGTTCGCGGTGCTCGTGTCGATCCTGGTCGACGTCGCGGTCCAGCTGAACGTGTGGCGGGTCATCGGCGTCAGCGGGCAGCGCGCCCACGAGCTCGGCAACCAGGTGCTGCCCGGTGTCGGGTACGCGCTGGCCGTGCTGGTCGTCGTCGGCGGGCTGGTGTTCAACATCGGCAACGTCGGCGGCACCGGGCTCGGGGTCAACGCCATGCTCGGCGTCGACGCGAAGATCGGGGGCGCGATCTCGGCCGCGCTCGCCATCGCGATCTTCCTCAGCAAGCGGGCCGGCGTGGCGCTGGACCGGATCGTCGTGGTGCTCGGGACGGCGATGATCCTGATGACGGCGTACGTCGCGGTGGTCTCGGGCCCGCCCGTCGGCGACGCGCTGCGCCAGACCGTGCTGCCCGACCAGGTCGACTTCCTCGTCATCACGACGCTGATCGGCGGCACCGTCGGCGGCTACATCACCTACGCGGGCGCGCACCGACTGCTCGACTCCGGGCTCACCGGGCCCGAGCACGTCGGCGCGATCTCCCGCAGCTCGATCGTCGGGATCCTGGTCACCGGCGTGATGCGGGTGCTGCTGTTCCTCGCCGTGCTCGGCGTGGTCGCGGGCGGCGTCACGCTGGCGCAGGACAACCCGGCGGCCAGCGCGTTCGAGGCGGCGGCCGGGCAGGTCGGGCTGCGGGTCTTCGGGATCATCCTGTGGGCCGCGAGCATCACCTCGGTGATCGGCGCGGCCTACACGTCGGTGTCGTTCCTGACGTCGAGCCGTACGTCGCCGCGGCGGCGCAACGCGTACACCGTGGCCTTCATCGCGCTGTCCGCGACGATCTACCTGCTGGTCGGCACCGCCCCGGTGACGCTGCTGGTGTTCGCGGGCGCGTTCAACGGGCTGATCCTCCCCCTCGGGTTCACCGTGGTGCTGTGGGTGGCGTGGCGCCGGCGCGACCTGCTCGGCGGCTACCGCTACCCGGTCTGGCTGCTGGGCATCGGCGTGCTGGCCTGGCTGCTGACGCTGTACCTGGGCTACCAGTCGATCGGGGGGTTGGCGAAGCTGTGA
- a CDS encoding acetyl-CoA C-acetyltransferase, which translates to MTRSARQAAVIGGNRIPFARANGAYAQATNLDMLTATLDGLAARFGLAGARIGEVAGGAVLKHSRDRDLTRESVLGSRLSPYTPAYDVQQACGTGLETAVLVANKIALGQIESGIAAGVDTASDAPVALNDDLRRVLMKLNGARSFADRLRAIAGIRPGQVVPEIPRNAEPRTGLSMGEHAALTALEWHVTREAQDELAAASHRNLAAAYERGFFDDLVTPFQGLTRDQNLRADSTAEKLAKLKPVFGGPDGTMTAGNSTPLTDGASAVLLGSDEWAAEHKLPVLAHVVDAETAAVDFVHAGDGLLTAPVHAVPRLLERNGLTLQDFDFYEIHEAFASTVLATLAAWEDPAYAKEKLGLDAPLGSIDRSKLNVNGSSLATGHPFAATGGRIVASLAKQLHEKGSGRGLISICAAGGQGVVAILEAA; encoded by the coding sequence ATGACCCGTTCAGCCCGGCAGGCCGCCGTCATCGGGGGCAACCGCATCCCGTTCGCCCGTGCGAACGGGGCCTATGCCCAGGCCACCAACCTCGACATGCTCACCGCGACCCTCGACGGCCTCGCCGCCCGCTTCGGCCTCGCCGGCGCGCGCATCGGCGAGGTGGCGGGGGGCGCGGTCCTCAAGCACTCGCGCGACCGCGACCTCACCCGCGAGTCCGTGCTCGGCAGCCGCCTGTCGCCGTACACCCCCGCCTACGACGTGCAGCAGGCGTGCGGCACCGGCCTCGAGACGGCTGTCCTCGTCGCCAACAAGATCGCGCTCGGTCAGATCGAGAGCGGCATCGCGGCCGGTGTCGACACCGCCAGCGACGCCCCAGTCGCCCTCAACGACGACCTGCGCCGCGTCCTCATGAAGCTCAACGGCGCCCGCTCGTTCGCCGACCGCCTCCGCGCGATCGCCGGGATCCGCCCCGGCCAGGTCGTGCCGGAGATCCCGCGCAACGCCGAGCCGCGCACCGGGCTGTCGATGGGTGAGCACGCCGCGCTCACCGCGCTGGAGTGGCACGTCACCCGCGAGGCGCAGGACGAGCTCGCCGCGGCCAGCCACCGCAACCTCGCCGCCGCCTACGAGCGCGGCTTCTTCGACGACCTCGTGACACCGTTCCAGGGCCTCACCCGGGACCAGAACCTGCGCGCGGACTCGACGGCCGAGAAGCTCGCGAAGCTCAAGCCGGTCTTCGGTGGCCCGGACGGCACCATGACCGCCGGCAACTCCACCCCGCTCACCGACGGCGCGTCCGCGGTCCTGCTCGGCTCCGACGAGTGGGCCGCCGAGCACAAGCTGCCGGTGCTCGCGCACGTCGTCGACGCCGAGACCGCGGCGGTCGACTTCGTGCACGCAGGTGATGGCCTGCTCACCGCCCCGGTCCACGCCGTGCCGCGGCTGCTGGAGCGCAACGGCCTCACGCTGCAGGACTTCGACTTCTACGAGATCCACGAGGCGTTCGCGTCCACCGTGCTCGCCACGCTCGCTGCGTGGGAGGACCCGGCGTACGCGAAGGAGAAGCTCGGCCTCGACGCGCCGCTGGGCTCGATCGACCGGTCGAAGCTCAACGTCAACGGATCGTCGCTGGCGACCGGACACCCGTTCGCCGCCACCGGCGGGCGGATCGTCGCGAGCCTGGCCAAGCAGCTGCACGAGAAGGGGTCCGGCCGGGGCCTGATCTCCATCTGCGCAGCGGGCGGCCAGGGCGTCGTCGCGATCCTCGAGGCGGCCTGA